One genomic segment of Vibrio quintilis includes these proteins:
- the fusA gene encoding elongation factor G, which produces MARKTPIERYRNIGICAHVDAGKTTTTERILFYTGLSHKIGEVHDGAATMDWMEQEQERGITITSAATTTFWRGMQAQFSDHRINIIDTPGHVDFTIEVERSLRVLDGAVVVFCGASGVEPQSETVWRQADKYHVPRMVFVNKMDRAGADFLRVVDQIKDRLGANPVPIQLNIGAEDEFKGVIDLFKMKAINWNEEDQGMTFTYEDIPADMLEQAEEWRSHMIESAAEANEELMEKYLEEGELTEEEIKSGLRIRTLNNEIVLATCGSAFKNKGVQAVLDAVIEFLPSPVDVPSIKGVDDDENEVERHADDTEPFSALAFKIATDPFVGTLTFVRVYSGVLNSGDMVYNTVKQKRERVGRIVQMHSNKREEVKEVRAGDIAAAIGLKEVTTGDTICDQNNKVILERMEFPEPVIQIAVEPRSKADQEKMSIALGKLAAEDPSFRVETDDDTGQTLISGMGELHLDIIVDRMKREFSVDCNVGKPQVAYRETIRGSTEVEGKFIRQSGGRGQYGHVWLKLEPAEEDEGFVFVDEIVGGVVPREYISSVAKGIEEQMNNGVLAGYPVLDVKATLFDGSYHDVDSSEMAFKIAGSMAFKKGALDAQPVILEPLMKVEVTTPEDWMGDVVGDLNRRRGIIEGMDEGPAGLKIVRSKVPLSEMFGYATDLRSATQGRASYSMEFAEYAEVPKNIADAIIAERG; this is translated from the coding sequence GTGGCTCGTAAAACTCCTATCGAGCGTTACCGGAATATCGGTATCTGTGCTCACGTAGATGCAGGAAAAACAACCACAACTGAACGTATTCTGTTCTACACCGGCCTTTCTCATAAAATCGGCGAAGTTCACGATGGTGCCGCAACCATGGACTGGATGGAGCAGGAACAAGAACGTGGTATCACTATCACTTCTGCTGCGACAACAACTTTCTGGCGTGGTATGCAGGCGCAATTTTCCGATCATCGTATCAATATTATCGACACTCCAGGGCACGTTGACTTTACCATTGAAGTCGAACGTTCTTTACGTGTGCTTGATGGTGCGGTGGTTGTTTTCTGTGGTGCTTCCGGCGTTGAACCTCAATCAGAGACAGTCTGGCGGCAAGCAGATAAATATCATGTACCCCGTATGGTTTTCGTCAATAAGATGGACCGTGCCGGTGCAGATTTTCTACGCGTTGTGGATCAGATTAAAGATCGCCTTGGTGCGAATCCGGTACCAATTCAATTAAATATTGGCGCTGAAGATGAATTCAAAGGCGTCATTGATTTGTTCAAGATGAAAGCAATTAACTGGAATGAAGAAGATCAGGGTATGACATTTACCTATGAAGACATTCCGGCTGATATGCTTGAGCAAGCTGAAGAATGGCGCAGTCATATGATTGAATCTGCCGCCGAAGCAAACGAAGAACTGATGGAAAAATACCTTGAAGAAGGTGAACTGACTGAAGAAGAAATTAAGTCAGGGCTTCGTATCCGTACATTGAACAATGAAATTGTATTAGCAACATGCGGTAGTGCATTTAAAAATAAAGGCGTTCAGGCTGTATTGGATGCTGTGATCGAATTTTTACCATCGCCTGTGGATGTCCCTTCAATTAAGGGTGTTGATGACGATGAAAATGAAGTTGAACGTCATGCTGATGACACAGAACCATTTTCTGCGCTTGCCTTTAAGATTGCGACCGATCCGTTTGTGGGTACATTGACCTTTGTTCGGGTTTATTCCGGTGTTCTGAACTCCGGTGATATGGTTTACAACACGGTGAAACAAAAGCGTGAGCGTGTTGGCCGTATCGTGCAAATGCATTCAAATAAGCGTGAAGAAGTAAAAGAAGTTCGCGCTGGAGACATTGCAGCTGCAATTGGTCTCAAAGAAGTGACAACAGGTGATACGATTTGTGACCAGAATAATAAAGTTATTCTGGAGCGAATGGAATTCCCTGAGCCGGTGATTCAAATTGCTGTCGAACCCCGTTCGAAAGCAGACCAGGAGAAAATGTCAATTGCTCTTGGTAAACTGGCAGCAGAAGATCCGTCATTCCGTGTTGAAACGGATGATGACACAGGTCAGACGTTAATTTCCGGTATGGGTGAGCTTCACCTGGATATCATCGTTGACCGTATGAAACGCGAATTCAGCGTTGACTGCAATGTGGGTAAACCTCAGGTTGCATACCGTGAAACCATTCGTGGTTCAACGGAAGTTGAAGGCAAGTTTATTCGTCAGTCTGGTGGTCGGGGCCAGTATGGTCATGTTTGGCTGAAACTGGAGCCTGCAGAAGAAGATGAAGGATTTGTTTTCGTTGATGAAATCGTGGGTGGCGTTGTGCCGAGAGAATACATCAGTTCAGTCGCGAAAGGGATTGAAGAACAGATGAATAACGGTGTTTTAGCCGGATATCCCGTGTTGGATGTTAAGGCGACACTGTTTGATGGTTCGTATCATGATGTCGACTCAAGTGAGATGGCGTTTAAAATCGCTGGCTCGATGGCATTCAAGAAGGGTGCACTTGATGCGCAGCCCGTTATTCTTGAGCCACTTATGAAAGTTGAAGTAACCACTCCGGAAGATTGGATGGGTGATGTCGTCGGTGATTTAAACCGCCGGCGGGGTATCATCGAAGGAATGGATGAAGGTCCGGCAGGATTGAAAATTGTCCGCTCTAAAGTGCCACTTTCAGAGATGTTTGGTTACGCAACTGACTTACGTTCTGCAACACAGGGACGGGCTTCTTACTCAATGGAATTTGCTGAGTATGCAGAGGTGCCAAAAAATATTGCAGATGCAATCATTGCAGAGCGTGGTTGA
- the tusC gene encoding sulfurtransferase complex subunit TusC has protein sequence MSSITFIFRQPPHIYSSGREGLDALLAASAFSEDIQVVFLGEGVSNLLIQQQPSVILSRDYISMFKLFELYEIENVYVCQHSLERLGLKDAELVIDAQRSCADDISEVLRNSNKVLTF, from the coding sequence TTGAGTAGCATTACTTTTATTTTTCGCCAGCCACCCCATATATATTCATCAGGCAGGGAAGGGCTTGACGCATTGTTGGCTGCTTCTGCTTTTAGTGAAGACATTCAGGTTGTTTTTCTGGGGGAGGGAGTCAGTAACCTTTTAATACAGCAACAACCATCAGTTATTCTCAGCAGAGACTATATCTCCATGTTTAAATTGTTTGAACTGTATGAGATTGAAAACGTTTATGTCTGCCAGCATTCTCTTGAGCGCTTAGGTCTCAAAGATGCTGAACTTGTCATTGATGCTCAGCGAAGCTGTGCTGATGACATATCAGAAGTTCTTCGCAACAGTAATAAAGTACTGACATTTTAG
- the rpsG gene encoding 30S ribosomal protein S7, with amino-acid sequence MPRRRVIGQRKILPDPKFKSELLAKFVNILMVDGKKSVAEKIVYSALDTMAEKSGKDHLAVFEEALENVRPAVEVKSRRVGGSTYQVPVEVRPVRRNALAMRWLVEAARKRGEKSMAARLSAEMLDAAENKGAAVKKREDVHRMAEANKAFAHYRW; translated from the coding sequence ATGCCACGTCGTCGCGTAATTGGTCAGCGTAAGATCCTTCCAGATCCTAAGTTCAAATCTGAACTGCTGGCAAAGTTCGTTAACATTTTGATGGTTGACGGAAAAAAATCAGTTGCAGAAAAAATCGTTTATTCTGCATTAGATACAATGGCTGAGAAATCTGGTAAAGATCACTTAGCTGTATTTGAAGAAGCTCTTGAAAATGTCCGCCCGGCAGTCGAAGTTAAGTCTCGCCGTGTGGGTGGTTCAACTTACCAGGTTCCGGTTGAAGTTCGTCCGGTTCGCCGTAATGCACTTGCAATGCGTTGGTTGGTTGAAGCTGCGCGTAAGCGTGGTGAAAAATCTATGGCTGCCCGTCTGTCTGCAGAAATGCTGGACGCAGCTGAAAATAAAGGTGCCGCGGTTAAGAAACGTGAAGACGTTCACCGTATGGCTGAAGCGAACAAAGCATTCGCTCATTACCGTTGGTAA
- the tusD gene encoding sulfurtransferase complex subunit TusD, whose protein sequence is MSKLTYTIVVNGPLYGTQSARSAYQFALALLQKGHVLVSVFFYQDGVTNGNRLSVPANDEFNLVKAWQSLSDDYRVRLETCVAASLRRGIVSPEESELHGLSAANLADNFEQAGLGSLAQALMTQDRVVQF, encoded by the coding sequence TTGAGTAAACTGACTTACACCATTGTTGTGAATGGACCACTCTACGGGACACAGTCTGCCCGGAGTGCTTATCAGTTTGCTTTAGCTTTGTTACAAAAAGGTCATGTGTTGGTCAGTGTGTTTTTTTATCAGGATGGTGTGACCAATGGTAACCGGCTATCGGTACCGGCAAATGATGAATTTAATCTGGTAAAAGCCTGGCAAAGCTTATCTGATGACTATCGGGTTCGGCTTGAAACCTGTGTTGCAGCTTCGTTGAGGCGCGGTATTGTTAGTCCGGAAGAAAGTGAACTGCACGGATTATCTGCTGCTAATCTGGCTGATAATTTTGAACAGGCGGGTCTCGGGAGCCTGGCTCAGGCATTAATGACGCAAGACAGAGTAGTCCAGTTTTGA
- the rpsL gene encoding 30S ribosomal protein S12: MATINQLVRKPRVKQVAKSNVPALEACPQKRGVCTRVYTTTPKKPNSALRKVCRVRLTNGFEVTSYIGGEGHNLQEHSVVLIRGGRVKDLPGVRYHTVRGALDCAGVNDRKQGRSKYGVKRPKS, encoded by the coding sequence ATGGCAACTATTAACCAGTTGGTACGTAAGCCTCGTGTTAAGCAGGTTGCAAAAAGCAACGTGCCTGCACTAGAAGCGTGCCCACAAAAACGTGGTGTATGTACTCGTGTTTACACAACTACACCTAAAAAACCTAACTCAGCACTTCGTAAAGTTTGTCGTGTACGTCTGACAAACGGTTTCGAAGTAACATCGTACATCGGCGGTGAAGGTCACAACCTTCAGGAGCACAGTGTTGTTCTAATCCGTGGTGGTCGTGTTAAAGACCTTCCTGGTGTGCGTTACCACACTGTTCGCGGTGCACTTGACTGTGCAGGCGTAAATGACCGTAAACAAGGTCGTTCTAAGTACGGTGTGAAGCGTCCTAAGTCTTAA
- the tusB gene encoding sulfurtransferase complex subunit TusB produces the protein MLHIIKSQQAVKQALSYITSSDVIILIEDSVYCANQNHELYSMVCRESVFVLDEDIDARGIRPYIGAEVRCVDYSGFVDLTAQDIVSMTWD, from the coding sequence ATGCTTCATATCATCAAAAGCCAGCAGGCAGTGAAACAGGCTCTTTCCTATATCACATCATCTGATGTCATTATCCTCATTGAAGACAGCGTGTATTGCGCAAATCAAAACCATGAACTTTACTCTATGGTGTGCAGAGAAAGTGTATTTGTGTTAGATGAAGATATTGATGCCAGAGGGATTCGTCCGTACATCGGAGCAGAAGTTCGCTGTGTAGATTATTCTGGATTTGTGGATCTAACAGCTCAAGACATTGTTTCGATGACCTGGGATTGA
- a CDS encoding helix-turn-helix transcriptional regulator — MTTTETLNADMLLEMESVHAKPFTEHDKIILQSYEAVVDGLASLIGPFCEIVLHSLEDLNTSAIKIANGENTGRQVGSPITDLALKMLRDIEGSERNFSRSYFTRAKGGVLMKSITVAIRNGDNRVIGLLCINVNLDAPFSQVLQSFMPTQEAKEAASSVNFASDVEELVDQTVERTIEEINANKFVSNNTKNRQIVMELFDKGIFDIKDAINRVAERLNISKHTVYLYIRQRKTEDDES, encoded by the coding sequence GTGACTACAACTGAGACATTGAATGCAGACATGTTGTTAGAAATGGAGTCAGTACATGCGAAGCCTTTTACGGAACACGACAAGATCATTCTTCAGTCTTACGAAGCCGTAGTTGACGGTTTAGCTAGTTTGATTGGGCCATTTTGTGAAATTGTTTTGCATTCTCTGGAGGATTTAAACACCTCTGCAATTAAAATTGCAAATGGTGAAAACACTGGAAGACAGGTTGGTTCTCCAATTACTGATTTAGCTTTGAAAATGCTCAGGGATATTGAAGGTTCCGAGCGAAACTTTTCCCGTTCCTACTTTACCCGGGCAAAAGGCGGTGTGTTGATGAAATCCATCACTGTCGCGATCCGTAACGGGGACAACCGTGTGATTGGGCTGCTTTGTATTAACGTGAATCTGGATGCGCCTTTCTCTCAGGTTCTTCAGTCTTTTATGCCAACGCAGGAAGCCAAAGAAGCTGCTTCTTCAGTTAACTTTGCCAGCGATGTTGAGGAACTGGTCGATCAAACAGTAGAAAGAACAATCGAAGAGATTAATGCGAATAAGTTTGTCTCTAACAACACCAAAAATCGTCAAATTGTGATGGAATTGTTTGATAAAGGCATTTTTGATATCAAAGATGCGATTAACCGGGTGGCAGAGCGGTTGAACATTTCCAAGCATACTGTCTATTTATATATCAGACAGAGAAAGACTGAGGATGACGAAAGTTGA